One genomic segment of Acidobacteriota bacterium includes these proteins:
- the gatB gene encoding Asp-tRNA(Asn)/Glu-tRNA(Gln) amidotransferase subunit GatB, producing the protein MEYEVVIGLEVHAQLLTKSKLFCGCSTRFGDPPNTNTCPICLGMPGVLPVLNKKAVEYAIKAGLALNCQINERSIFARKNYFYPDLPKGYQISQYDRPLAVDGYIEIETEDGKKRIGVERLHLEEDAGKLVHEGFPDCGSKSYVDFNRSGVPLIEIVSKPEMSSPKEAYRYLRELKMILEYLGVSDCNMEEGSLRCDANISLRPKGSKGKGTKTEIKNLNSFHGVEKALAYEIERQGKILSQGGKVVQETRLWDADREETRPMRTKEESPDYRYFPEPDLLPLSVSGEWIKEIERTIPELPLAKRERFIKEYHLPAYDAGVLTVDKGVADYFEECAKLSGNPKASSNWIMGEILRELKRDEIDIKECPITPAHLAEMIRLIDKKVISGKIAKSLFSEMYKTGRSPEEIVREKGWVQVNDPDEIRKMVVEVLEANEENVTRYHRGKRGLFGFFIGEVMKRSRGKANPEIVNRLLEEELKKREPS; encoded by the coding sequence ATGGAATATGAAGTGGTAATCGGGCTTGAGGTCCATGCTCAGCTTCTCACCAAATCCAAGCTTTTCTGTGGCTGTAGTACCAGGTTCGGTGACCCTCCGAACACGAACACCTGCCCCATTTGTTTGGGGATGCCCGGGGTGCTCCCCGTTCTCAATAAGAAGGCGGTGGAATACGCGATAAAGGCGGGGTTAGCCTTAAATTGCCAGATAAATGAGCGCTCGATCTTTGCCCGGAAGAATTACTTCTACCCCGATCTCCCCAAAGGATATCAGATATCCCAGTACGATCGCCCCCTGGCTGTGGACGGTTATATCGAGATAGAGACGGAGGATGGGAAGAAGAGGATCGGGGTGGAACGACTCCATCTTGAGGAGGATGCGGGAAAGTTGGTGCACGAGGGTTTCCCTGATTGCGGGAGTAAGAGTTATGTCGATTTCAATCGCTCGGGTGTTCCCCTGATCGAGATCGTGAGCAAACCGGAGATGAGCTCCCCGAAGGAGGCGTATCGTTACCTAAGGGAGCTCAAGATGATCCTCGAATACCTTGGGGTATCGGACTGCAATATGGAGGAGGGCAGTCTCCGTTGTGATGCCAATATCTCCCTTCGCCCAAAGGGATCAAAGGGGAAGGGGACCAAGACCGAGATTAAGAACCTGAACTCGTTCCATGGGGTGGAAAAAGCGTTAGCCTACGAGATAGAAAGGCAAGGAAAAATCCTCTCTCAGGGGGGAAAGGTGGTGCAGGAGACGAGGCTCTGGGACGCTGATCGCGAGGAGACCCGTCCTATGCGCACCAAGGAGGAGTCACCCGATTACCGTTACTTCCCGGAACCAGACCTTCTCCCCTTATCGGTGAGCGGAGAATGGATCAAGGAGATTGAGCGGACGATCCCTGAGCTCCCGCTGGCGAAAAGGGAGCGGTTCATCAAGGAGTATCACCTTCCAGCCTACGATGCTGGGGTTCTCACCGTAGATAAGGGAGTGGCTGATTACTTCGAGGAATGCGCTAAGCTCTCTGGAAACCCAAAGGCATCGTCTAACTGGATAATGGGGGAGATATTACGGGAGCTCAAGCGGGATGAGATCGATATCAAGGAGTGCCCCATCACCCCGGCTCATTTGGCAGAGATGATAAGGCTCATCGATAAGAAGGTGATAAGCGGGAAGATCGCAAAGAGCCTCTTTTCCGAGATGTATAAGACGGGACGCTCCCCGGAGGAGATAGTAAGGGAGAAGGGGTGGGTTCAGGTTAACGATCCTGATGAAATAAGGAAGATGGTCGTCGAGGTGCTCGAGGCGAATGAGGAGAATGTAACCCGCTACCACAGGGGGAAGAGGGGCCTCTTCGGCTTCTTCATCGGCGAGGTGATGAAGAGATCACGGGGGAAGGCAAATCCGGAGATAGTGAACAGGCTCCTTGAGGAAGAGCTTAAGAAAAGGGAGCCCTCGTAA
- a CDS encoding HAD family hydrolase codes for MGGIRGVIFDLDGTITKPCLDFKKIKKEIGMPEDEPILEYLDRISDEERKRAEGILERHELEAAENSELNKGARELLFFIADRGLKTGIITRNSRRSCEIVLSKYSLAFDVVICREDAEPKPSPEPVITVSQKLGIPPEELLVVGDYAFDILAGKRAGAKTVYLTNGKPVPEGVPYDYLVDSLEGIIPIIEELSS; via the coding sequence ATGGGGGGCATTCGAGGCGTAATCTTCGACTTGGATGGGACCATTACTAAGCCCTGCCTTGATTTCAAAAAAATAAAGAAAGAGATCGGGATGCCAGAGGATGAACCCATTCTCGAATACCTCGATCGTATATCGGATGAGGAGAGAAAAAGGGCAGAGGGGATACTCGAACGGCACGAGCTTGAAGCAGCGGAGAACTCAGAGCTTAACAAGGGGGCGAGGGAACTTCTTTTCTTTATTGCTGATCGGGGGTTGAAAACGGGGATCATCACCAGGAACTCCCGCCGCTCCTGCGAGATAGTCCTTTCCAAGTATAGCCTCGCCTTTGATGTCGTCATCTGCCGTGAGGATGCGGAGCCGAAGCCGTCCCCGGAGCCGGTTATAACAGTGAGCCAGAAACTTGGCATCCCTCCAGAGGAGCTTTTAGTGGTGGGGGATTACGCCTTCGACATCTTGGCGGGAAAGAGGGCTGGGGCAAAGACGGTCTATCTCACCAATGGAAAGCCTGTCCCTGAGGGTGTTCCTTACGATTATCTGGTAGATAGCCTGGAGGGGATTATCCCCATTATCGAGGAGCTTTCCTCCTGA